The DNA segment ACTAAAAAACCTTTTAGTGTTATATAAGACATCATATATAAGCATTAAAGGTTTGTATCTTCTTTGTGAACATGTACAGAAAAGTCAAGCATGaactaaaataaaactgtaGTAGAAAACCagacaacacaaacaaataaatggacAATTTATAATACTGACAACACTAACTAAACATTACAGAAATGTATCACCTATTAAAATCTTATtcacactgtactgtacatccATCTGTAACAAATTGTGCCATTTGACAATTAGGAGAAGCCCACACGTTTCCTGACCTCCTGCATCATTGGGGCAGCCAGACTGCGGGCTTTCTCAGCTCCCGTGGCCAACACACTCTCCAGGTGACTCCTGTCTGCCTTGAGTCTTTGGATCTCCTGCCTGATAGGCTCTAGTCTCTGCACCACAGCATCTGCCACCACAGCCTTGTACTGGCAAGTGTCCAGGCCTTTGGCTAACGTGACCACATCTTCTACAGTTTGGCCTGAGACAGCTGCATGGATGGACACCAGATTCGCCACGCCTGGCCGGCCTACTGGGTCAAAGGTGACCTTAGATGTGAAATCAGTCACAGCTCGGCGGATTTTAAATACTATGTCGTCAGGGGTGTCGGTGAGGAATATGGTGGCTAATTTTTGTGGATCTGACTTCGACATCTTGAAGGAGGGATCTCTTAACGACTTCACTTTCCGTGTAGAACCTGACAGGGAAAGAGCAAAAGATCAAATCTACAAAATGTACCAAAATAATGAACGAACAACTGTGTTTACTTTTAAAGTAAACACAGGACATATAATTGttcatttacaaatataatattgGACACAAggttgaataaaaatgtttttactaatTTTAAACTACCCTGTTTTCTCACCCTAGTGGTGCCAGGAAACTGATGAATCCTGACAGCTAATAATTTGATATAGTGTGTAATTAATAGCAtgggttttttggtttttttgcttTGGTATTGGCACTGACATGTTGGTCCGGTTTGAGACACAAAATAAAAGCAGAGATTTTTGtcaagtaataaataaacaaaaaaaagaagagcacTGTTCCAGACCAAGTTCCCATCATTACCCCCATCAAAATTAGGCGGAGAAATTGGCAATCTATTATCCCTCCGTCATgctgaaagaagaggaagaggaaagtCCTTTAATCAAAGTGCCATGACGTGTATGATTGGTTTCATATTGTGTTCGTATGATGCGGATAATTGAGGAACGTAAAAGAGGCTCCGAGACGAGCTTCTCCTGCTGCTATTTTAACGTAGCCATCTGACTGACACAGTAAAAGGATATGTTTCCCCCTGTTCGGCTGATTGACTGTGCATGCGTGCATGCAACACACACTGCTCGAGTCACAGAGAGAACTCCTAAGCAACCAAGCACACATTTTATTAGAGCTGACTGCAAATATTCACGTTCACAATCTCGGTGAGTGATTCGTTTTAAATGTCTAATGTTCTGCCTTTAAAGTTCATTTCAGACCATAGCTCTgacctaaaagaaaaaaaaaatttgtgagtATAAAGTGAACAgatttaaagtaaaagaaaaaaacagtcacTTACTAAGGAGCGCACAAGGTTCAGGAAAAAGCTCTCCATATTTGTTGTTGAAAATACGGGCTAGGTCTTGGGCTAATTCTAAATGTTGGATCTGATCCTCCCCTACTGGTACATATGTGGATCtggaaaaacattaaacatctaAATAGTATGCAGTCACCAGCACTATTTATTCAGTGTGCAGCAAATACAGCAGGTCTTACTTATAGAGCAATATGTCTGCAGCCTGCAACACTGGGTAGGTATACAAACCCACACTTCCTTCATTCTTCTGTTTACTCTTCATCTAAAAGGAGAGAGGAACAacacaagaaaaagagagagaaagagattattAAGAGCAATCTATGTGGATAAAAATACACAGATGAAAGAAATCGTAAGGCAACCACAGTACAATGAAACTCCTGGTAGAAACTGTGTATTTGTTCATCTGTACAAcgatctttctctctttcacacgtTAACACGTGCAGGCTGCATTCAAAGGCCGTTTTCCGCCACGTTTAACATGCACTCAGCTGTTGAGTAAACAGCAAGGCCTTTTCCCTGCAGCGATGAGAGGCTGCTGCCTGagctttcttacacacacacacacacacacacacacacacacacacacacacacacacacacacacacacacacacattataaaactgagcagtgCTTCAGGAGCATCAGACACTACTCAATCCCTGCCAGGTGCAGAAATGCAGTACTGCAGGTTCTTATAAGAACACAAAGGCAACCCAAATTTTAGACCTGCTACTAGATATTATTCTTGTCTAGccttttatgttttgcattttaaacacaaataattcTTCCCCCAAGTATGCAGAATTGTTACCTTCCATTGAGGTAGGTGGCGTAGGCGAGGCATGCTGGTCAGGCAGCCCAGgatccaggagagctcagcatGTTCTGAAACCTGCACAGGACATAATGCATTCCGGTAAAATCCTTACACAAACGCACCACAGATAATAACCAATATGCTTTTAGGTCTATACTGCTCACTTCAAAACCTATGGTGTATATCCACATAGTGGAATAAGCATTAGGATAACGCCTCTGTATGAAGTGAGGAGAACAGTAGTCGTTCAGCATACAGACACATTgacacagaaaaataaagacacagacaaacagatgaGCACACGCAGAGAAACAGGCAGGAACCCAGACAGCACATAGACATGGCACACAGGCAACTTGTTCCCAGTAAGCAGCCTCTTTGTATTCCTTATCTGGCCTAATAACACTAATGCCATTTAACTGGCACATCCTCTGGGGATTAAAGAGTACAGACACTTAAAGAAATCTGCTTCATGCTAAAACCATGTGAGAGAACTTTCATGCAGGGCTTTTGGCAGTGTACATCCTGCcaaaaactgaaaagaaaagaggCACTAAACTCTTCTGCTTTAGAGAATTAAAGTTTATGGGTGCTGGCGACGTGGCTGCCATCTCCCTCGATTACAAAAGGCTTTGTAAAGACCCTGATGTAAACCGTGGCAGGAATGAACATTAAGCACAATTTAACACCACATTGTGAAGTATTTGGGTTTAGCCAAGCTAATAAATGTGAGAAGGTGTAAGAGGAGAATGAACTGCAGAAAATTATAAGGTTccatttacaaacacaaaacagcagACGGCGAAATGATTACTCTCTGCAAAACACTCAGTAGCCTGCAACTCGGCAACAGGGTTACATAACTTGGTAAAGTGTTAGTAGGGctccagagtaaaaaaaataaataaaaaaaaaccataaatacTGATTATTCTTCATCCATATCAGCATTCAATTGAGATGAGAGGTTggattttatatacatttagatTTATGGGCCAGTTTCAGTAAGTCCAAACTGACAGAAATATTCACATAAATCTTACTCTCTGGTGTGTGGATATTATTCCCGTAAAAAGGGGTGTAACctcaacacacgcacacacactttagatCTGACTGATTTCAGATTGTCACCATTTTTTTCAATGAAGTCAAGTGTTTTCTTTGGAcagaacttttatttttacatgtggAACAGTCCTGTGCTAGTGTGTTCAATGGGAGGTCTTTAGCCCTGCCAAGATATGTGGCATGAAGTTAAactggaataaaaacagaagtgtgagagagtgtgtgtgtgtgtgtaagaacacCATGCAGACAGAACACAACCCTACTCATCAACTCTGTGTCTTTTAACTTCTgtaagcacacacatacacgtgtcAGGTATCTGAATGCACAATCCGCTCAAGCTCATCCTTGAAAAGAAGGTTAGACGCTGA comes from the Silurus meridionalis isolate SWU-2019-XX chromosome 3, ASM1480568v1, whole genome shotgun sequence genome and includes:
- the wars2 gene encoding tryptophan--tRNA ligase, mitochondrial isoform X2, which produces MCQLNGISVIRPDKEYKEAAYWEQVACVPCLCAVWVPACFSACAHLFVCVFIFLCQCVCMLNDYCSPHFIQRRYPNAYSTMWIYTIGFEVSEHAELSWILGCLTSMPRLRHLPQWKMKSKQKNEGSVGLYTYPVLQAADILLYKSTYVPVGEDQIQHLELAQDLARIFNNKYGELFPEPCALLSSTRKVKSLRDPSFKMSKSDPQKLATIFLTDTPDDIVFKIRRAVTDFTSKVTFDPVGRPGVANLVSIHAAVSGQTVEDVVTLAKGLDTCQYKAVVADAVVQRLEPIRQEIQRLKADRSHLESVLATGAEKARSLAAPMMQEVRKRVGFS
- the wars2 gene encoding tryptophan--tRNA ligase, mitochondrial isoform X1, with translation MAVSMRRNMRPLLGFIHKKTFNTRSFCNQKVSGVKRLHDGRVFSGIQPTGIPHLGNYLGALESWVTMQNDYSSVLYSIVDLHSITQPQNPELLQSNIMDMAASLLACGIDPTRSILFQQSVVSEHAELSWILGCLTSMPRLRHLPQWKMKSKQKNEGSVGLYTYPVLQAADILLYKSTYVPVGEDQIQHLELAQDLARIFNNKYGELFPEPCALLSSTRKVKSLRDPSFKMSKSDPQKLATIFLTDTPDDIVFKIRRAVTDFTSKVTFDPVGRPGVANLVSIHAAVSGQTVEDVVTLAKGLDTCQYKAVVADAVVQRLEPIRQEIQRLKADRSHLESVLATGAEKARSLAAPMMQEVRKRVGFS